A portion of the Solea senegalensis isolate Sse05_10M linkage group LG17, IFAPA_SoseM_1, whole genome shotgun sequence genome contains these proteins:
- the dtl gene encoding denticleless protein homolog, with product MLFRSIVDRGVGRRRQNALPADPRPRFPLSSLLHGFQCVRHDEHISHGNLGDSVPPFGLAFSSVGDPQNILAAANEEGIVRIYNTESREKALLKEWLAHENAVFDIAWVPGEPQLVTAAGDQMARLWDVKSGDMLGSFKGHLCSLKSVAFTPQEKAVFCTGARDGNIMVWDTRCSKKDGFYRQVKQISGAHNKADANPVSKTKKRRSSTRGMAPSVDTQQSVTVVLFRDQHTLISSGAVDGVIKLWDLRKNYTTHRQDPVPLQTYPYPGSCMRMRLGYSGLVLDSTRSNVMCNCTDDNIYTFNVSGTKTAPVTIFSGHQNSSFYVKSTISPDDQFLASGSSDNNTYIWKISDPQHPPMTLQGHNEEVTSVVWCPTDFTKIASCSDDHTIRIWRLRREMDGAECAVGEANLVGWARPKPPTRPLIAAETTPAKTQKLQSLGGLASPQQASCAPSGAALPSPSSTISPAQDTKAAAVRQRTPSSIKQWLSPSQGSLSQASPPLRRVLSLCPQSPMVSASPSERRAKRRLETGASVGCEDAEQCDCVTELYPAAKRSRAPSGICCPAQESTVQTDCHTEDKQASSGKENCSSGGKDWLSVMGQKMRKGHGSPSISRSPSASKKLEGKAPASPTIRSPQTMKKISTYFMRQTLD from the exons ATGCTTTTCCGCTCTATTGTTGACAGAGGAGTGGGCAGACGGAGGCAGAATG CCCTCCCCGCAGACCCTCGGCCCAGGTTTCCTCTGAGTTCTCTGCTGCACGGCTTCCAGTGTGTGCGGCACGATGAGCACATCTCACACGGGAACCTCGGTGACTCCGTGCCTCCATTTGGATTAGCGTTCTCCTCTG TCGGGGATCCGCAGAATATCCTCGCAGCAGCTAATGAAGAAGGCATTGTTAGAATCTACAACacggagagcagagaaaaagcGCTTCTTAAAG AATGGCTGGCTCATGAGAATGCAGTCTTTGACATTGCGTGGGTACCAGGAGAGCCTCAGCTG GTGACGGCCGCAGGAGACCAGATGGCTAGGCTATGGGATGTGAAGTCAGGAGACATGTTAGGAAGCTTCAAAGGTCACCTCTGCAGCCTCAAGTCAGTTGCATTCACACCTCAAGAGAAAG CCGTGTTCTGCACTGGAGCCAGAGACGGAAATATTATGGTCTGGGACACCAGGTGCAGCAAAAAAG ACGGTTTCTACAGACAAGTGAAACAGATCAGCGGCGCTCACAACAAAGCGGACGCGAACCCTGTCTCCAAGACGAAGAAGAGACGGAGCAGCACGCGTGGCATGGCTCCAAGTGTG GACACCCAGCAGAGTGTAACGGTGGTTTTGTTTCGGGATCAGCACACACTCATCTCCTCTGGGGCCGTTGACGG AGTAATCAAACTGTGGGATTTGAGAAAGAACTACACCACACACCGTCAGGATCCTGTTCCACTGCAGACGTACCCGTACCCGGGTTCTTGCATGCGCATGAGACTGG gttaTTCGGGACTCGTCCTGGACTCCACGCGATCTAACGTCATGTGTAACTGCACGGACGACAACATCTACACGTTCAACGTCAGTGGCACAAAGACGGCTCCAG TGACCATATTCAGTGGCCACCAGAACTCCTCATTTTATGTCAAGTCCACTATTAGCCCAGATGATCAGTTCTTGGCCAGTGGCTCAAGTGACAATAACACATACATTTGGAag ATTTCTGACCCTCAGCATCCTCCCATGACACTTCAAGGCCATAACGAGGAAGTGACATCTGTGGTGTGGTGCCCGACAGATTTCACCAAG ATTGCTTCCTGCTCCGATGACCACACAATTCGGATCTGGAGGCTTCGACGGGAAATGGATGGAGCCGAGTGTGCAGTGGGAGAAGCCAACCTTGTGGGCTGGGCGCGTCCTAAACCTCCCACAA gGCCTTTAATTGCAGCTGAGACGACTCCTGCCAAGACACAGAAGTTGCAGAGCCTTGGAGGACTGGCCTCCCCTCAGCAAGCGTCCTGTGCTCCCAGTGGAGCCGCCCTTCCGTCCCCCTCCAGCACCATTTCACCTGCACAGGacacaaaggctgctgctgttcGCCAGAGGACACCGTCGTCAATCAAGCAGTGGTTATCGCCGAGCCAAGGCTCACTCAGTCAGGCCAGCCCTCCTCTCCGCAGGGTCCTGAGCCTGTGTCCCCAGAGTCCGATGGTCAGCGCTTCTCCCAGCGAGCGACGGGCCAAACGCAGGCTGGAGACGGGTGCGTCTGTGGGCTGTGAGGATGCGGAGCAGTGTGACTGCGTTACTGAACTTTACCCCGCAGCCAAGAGGAGCCGGGCCCCGTCCGGTATCTGCTGCCCAGCTCAGGAGAGCACGGTACAAACGGACTGTCACACAGAGGACAAGCAAGCCTCATCTGGCAAGGAGAATTGCTCTTCCGGAGGAAAGGACTGGCTCTCTGTTATGGGCCAGAAGATGAGGAAAGGTCACGGAAGCCCGAGTATTTCCAGAAGTCCCAGTGCCTCGAAGAAACTGGAGGGCAAAGCACCAGCTTCACCG
- the ints7 gene encoding integrator complex subunit 7, whose translation MSLSTARSFLSEACYGEQELDANSALMELDKGLRSGKLGEQCEAVVLFPKLFQKYPFPILINSAFLKLADIFRLGNNFLRLCVLKVTQQSEKHLEKILNVDEFVKRVFSVIHSNDPVARAITLRMLGSLASIIPERKNAHHSIRQSLDSHDNVEVEAAIFAAASFSAQSKDFAAGICNKVSEMIQGLDTPVELKLKLIPMLQHMHHDASLASSSRELLQQLVNSYPSTPMVIVTLHTFTQLAAFSLIDIPKQLQLLLQYLKDDPRRAVKRLAINDLKLLAKKAPHLWIKENTQALCECALTSPYISLKLGMLAVLSTLSGTIAIKQYFSNMTGASSVPPRHTDLVKLAQECCYHSNLAVAAHGVIVLSNIAISCPENDIIQLEQDTVLAVQSLLMLCSQDNSPSAQATLKTALTSLVQMLKSRPHLSQSAVEFLLGQLHLSCDSSRVLMCHALAAIATHMPVLGDGMLGDLVDLYRVASHSSTDKQQELLVSLATVIFVASQSSLSADVKTVIKQQLENVANGWTVYCIARQASRMGCHEFSSELYQSLRTRVASEHFYFWLNSLKEFSQAEQCLSHVEDGDYSGAMSAIAEALRSYQKGIASLTAASTPLSPLTFQCDFIKLRIDTLQALSQLICTCNSLKTSPPPAIATTIALTSGNELQRCGRISLQMNVCMDEFRSLAARYADLHQSSFDADYATLRNVELQQQSCLLISHVIEALILDPQAASFQEYGTLGTVQTESEYERRMMSVFNHVLEEVEGLTKKHPPVSHLHTGCLCDAVIALLKVPLSFQRYFFQKLQSTSIKLAISPSPRTPSEPIPVQSSQQLTLKVEGVVQHGSTPGLFRKIQSVCLNVTSVLQSKTGSDFKVPLDTKTNEIEQRVEPHNDYFSTQFLLNFSILGTHSVTVEASVVDESGTEWKTGPKTTVSVKSLEDPYSQQLRHQLQQQQQQQQQQQQQQQSGGQPAPQRAAYSRF comes from the exons atgtcACTTTCCACTGCTCGGTCGTTCCTATCAGAAGCGTGTTATGGAGAACAAGAGCTCGACGCCAATTCCGCTCTTATGGAGCTGGATAAAG GGCTGCGGTCAGGGAAACTGGGCGAGCAGTGTGAGGCTGTGGTGCTTTTCCCCAAACTCTTCCAGAAGTATCCCTTTCCCATCCTCATCAACTCTGCTTTCCTGAAACTAGCAGACATCTTCAGACTTGG GAACAACTTCTTGCGTCTCTGTGTGCTGAAAGTAACTCAACAGAGTGAGAAACACCTGGAGAAGATCCTCAATGtggatgaatttgtcaaaagGGTGTTTTCAGTCATCCATAGCAATGATCCTGTGGCCAGAGCCATCACACTGAG gATGCTTGGAAGTTTGGCCTCCATCATCCCAGAGAGGAAGAATGCCCACCACAGTATTCGTCAGAGTCTGGACTCACATGACAACGTTGAAGTAGAGGCTGCCATATTTGCTGCTGCCAGCTTCTCTGCACaatcaaa agaCTTTGCAGCTGGGATTTGCAACAAAGTCAGTGAGATGATTCAAG GTTTGGACACTCCAGTGGAACTGAAGCTGAAGTTGATTCCCATGCTGCAGCACATGCACCACGATGCCAGCCTGGCGTCCAGCAGCAGAgagctcctccagcagctggtCAACTCTTATCCATCCACCCCCATGGTCATCGTCACCCTGCACACCTTTACCCAGCTGGCTGCCTTCTCCCTCATTGATATCCCTAAGCAG TTACAGCTTCTCCTTCAGTACCTGAAAGACGACCCAAGAAGAGCTGTAAAAAGACTCGCCATTAATGATCTAAAGCTCCTGGCTAAAAAGGCTCCTCATCTCTGGATCAAAGAAAACACTcag gctctgtgtgagtgtgccCTGACGAGCCCGTACATCAGCTTGAAGCTGGGGATGTTGGCTGTGCTCTCCACCCTCTCTGGAACAATCGCAATCAAGCAATACTTTAGTAACATGACAG GTGCCTCTTCTGTTCCCCCACGGCACACTGACCTGGTTAAACTGGCACAAGAATGCTGTTACCACAGCAACCTGGCAGTGGCTGCACACGGGGTCATAGTGCTTTCCAACATTGCTATTTCCTGTCCAGAAAATG ATATAATACAGTTGGAGCAGGACACTGTGTTGGCAGTGCAGTCCCTTCTGATGCTTTGCAGTCAGGACAACAGCCCCAGTGCCCAGGCCACACTCAAA ACGGCCCTCACCTCCTTGGTTCAGATGCTGAAAAGTCGACCTCACCTGAGCCAGTCGGCCGTGGAGTTCCTGCTCGGCCAGCTCCACTTATCCTGTGACTCCTCACGTGTTCTCATGTGCCACGCTCTGGCAGCCATCGCCACCCACATGCCTGTACTGGGCGATGGTATGCTGGGAGATCTGGTGGACCTCTACAGAGTGGCCAGTCACTCCTCCACAGACAAGCAGCAAGAACTTCTG GTTTCCTTGGCAACAGTGATTTTTGTTGCCAGCCAGTCGTCTTTGTCAGCTGACGTGAAGACGGTCATCAAGCAGCAGTTGGAAAATGTTGCCAACGGCTGGACGGTGTACTGCATTGCACGGCAAGCCTCACGAATG GGATGCCACGAGTTCTCCAGCGAGCTGTACCAGAGTCTGAGGACCCGAGTGGCGTCGGAGCACTTCTACTTTTGGCTGAACAGTCTGAAGGAGTTTTCCCAGGCCGAGCAGTGCCTGAGTCACGTGGAGGACGGAGACTACAGTGGAGCCATGAGCGCCATCGCTGAAGCCCTGCGCTCCTACCAGAAGGGCATCGCCTCTCTCACA GCTGCCAGCACACCACTGAGCCCGCTCACATTCCAGTGCGACTTCATTAAGCTGCGGATCGACACCCTGCAAGCCCTGTCTCAGCTCATTTGTACCTGCAACAGCCTGAAAACCAGCCCTCCTCCTGCTATTGCCACCACCATCGCCCTCACCTCAGGAAACGAGCTGCAGCGCTGTGGCCGCATCTCACTGCAG atgAATGTGTGCATGGACGAATTCAGAAGTCTCGCAGCGCGCTACGCCGACTTACACCAGTCCTCGTTCGATGCCGACTATGCCACCCTTCGTAACGTGGAGCT ACAACAACAGAGCTGTTTGCTCATTTCTCATGTGATTGAAGCTTTGATTCTGGATCCACAAGCAGCCAG TTTTCAGGAGTACGGCACCTTGGGTACTGTCCAGACAGAGAGTGAATACGAGCGCCGGATGATGTCGGTCTTCAACCATGTGCTGGAGGAAGTGGAGGGCCTCACCAAGAAACACCCCCCAGTTTCACATCTG CACACAGGATGTCTTTGTGACGCCGTCATAGCTTTGCTCAAGGTCCCACTGTCCTTCCAGAGGTACTTCTTCCAAAAGCTCCAGTCAACAAGCATTAAG CTTGccatctctccctcccctcgAACACCGAGTGAGCCGATCCCAGTGCAGAGCAGCCAGCAGCTGACTCTTAAAGTGGAAGGTGTCGTGCAGCACGGTTCCACGCCAGGACTCTTCAGGAAGATCCAGTCTGTCTGCCTCAATGTCACGTCAGTTCTGCAGAGCAAGACGGGGTCTGACTTCAAG GTTCCACTCgacactaaaactaatgaaatcGAGCAGCGGGTGGAGCCACACAACGACTACTTCAGCACCCAGTTCTTGTTGAATTTCTCCATCTTGGGCACTCACTCCGTCACCGTGGAGGCGTCCGTGGTGGACGAGAGCGGCACTGAGTGGAAGACGGGGCCCAAAACCACAGTGTCGGTCAAGTCCCTCGAGGACCCGTACTCGCAGCAGCTCCgtcatcagctgcagcagcagcagcagcagcagcagcagcagcagcagcagcagcagagtggaggCCAGCCTGCTCCTCAGAGGGCAGCATACTCCCGCTTCTAG